The sequence TTACTTTCAGTAACTGAAACCAGCGTCATATTCTTAGGATTTGTCAAGCAAAGTTTCCTGAAatcatttccaaaatatttaTGCAACAGGTAACTTTTTTCACACTTTCCAAGCCTGTGCACCTTCAACTGTGCCTTTAATCTTGTGCCACCTTCTGCATGTGTTGTGCCCTGTTAAGCAACATGCTTCTTCCAGCTTCTTTGTGTCTCAGTGAAACAGCCGCTGATGACTGCTGTCTTCACATGCTGCTGGAGGGACGTCTCCATTCACTCTTCACTGCCCTGAGCTCATTAGAGGGGGTCTAGTGACCTGGCCCACCCAAGAGAGACTGAGACTGGTTATGTCTGCACAGCATAGGTTCACATCTCAGAAGtattttaaccaaaaaaaattGCTGAATAATTTCTCCATCCCCTTGGGAATGAGCAGAAATCAAGTTATGTATCTCTTTTACTgtcaataataatgataatttaaaaaaaagtcatgtaaATTGCTTTTTAGGAAAGACCACAAATGCTGCTTTTAATTTCAGCCAGCTTGGAACAGCTGAGATGGGAGTTTTGCTGTTGCTCACAAGTCAGAGGAGTGTGTTGTTATTAGTGAAGGTTAAGCATCTAACATCTGCATCTAACCAGACGTGTACTTGTAGGTTCACGTGGTGTGTAATGTGCTGACGTTGCACAGCTGATGGAGCTGGCCTGTGATAAATTATCACagcatttttcctcttttaaatGTTAGTTTTGGTCATTTATTTAGTGAGCTAGGGTCAAGCTAAGGACAAGATGTGTCCATGTTGTAGAAGTTGATTACATTATGTAACTTAAGCAGTTTCAGGAGCATTCATTTGGAGCCATGTTTGTGGCCACCTGATAAATGTAAGTCCAGCATTCATGCTATTTTAGCTCTGATGTTGGCACTTGTTTTAAGTAAAAATCTAGGAGTAATATAATTTCACTCATAAATCTAGGAGTAATATAATTTCACTCATAAATCTAGGAGTAATATAATTTCTCTTTAGTTGCTAGGTGAAGAAAACAATTCTTTATAATTATAATTCACACTAATctgagcaaaaaataaaataaaataaaacaacaaaaatgacagtcTTCTGAAGTAGACAGTGCTTTGTTTTAGGACATCAGAAACCCTCAGTGACCTATGTGTTTGAGTTTGTTACATTATGGAAAAGAACACCCAATAAATGCTCACTCTAACTCCGCAGTGTAAGAAAGAGGATTTACCAAAGAGTTGTTTTGAATAAGTGTTTTATATCTTAATGCTGTGTCATTTACATGCATTTTGATCCCATACGCTCcgtttttttttacctttaaacCATCATAAATgtattagttttaaaaaaacatgcacacgtTAGATCCAAAACTGGGATACAATAATATTAgcaatcaaaaacaaacatttatgcTTAAGAGCTGGATTCTAAGTTTACACCTATAACATAAGCTGgcataaagataaaatataacacaaaaacTGACTCAGAACAACCCTCAACTGGCTAAAACTGGGTCACTTGTGAGCCAGTGATTTTTATTGTGTACCTAACTGTCCTTTTGCAGCCCAGAAGCTGATGTGAGAGGGCAGAGAGCTACTTACTGtattaaaaatagaaagataAAAGGAAGAAGGTTGCAGGAGAAGCAACTACAGACAGAAACTGGAGaaaagagggaagagacagTGTGAAGGAGtgtgagaagagaagagataaaaagatACGAATAGTGGAATAAAAGGAAGGCGAGGGGCTTACGCAGTGAAAAGAGCACATTAATGGTGACCTGCTGCGATGGTGCTGTGGGGAACAGTTAACAACTGCCTCCATTTAGACCAGTGTCCTGGTGGTGTGGCGCTAGGGGCCTCAGatggacacacactgaaaaacaccagaaatacatttttaaaaaaagaagcccTTTCAAGACCATGTGTTCCTGCACAGATTGatacctgacacacacacacacacagagacacacacacagacacacacatgctcacacgcTCACAAACCTCCTCTGAGCTTTCCTCTCATTCACACATTTTTCCACATTGGCCGGATTAGGAACACTTTCTCTTGGGAGTGTGAGGCTGCcccacacacaaagaaacacttgGGGACAGGATTAGTAGGCTTACAGCGGATTCACATATGTCCAGTTCAAGCAATTGGTATTCAAAGCTTTACACTTTCAAATGCCACCAAGAGAGAGCAAAGCCGACCAGCGCTTTTCTTTGCATTGGCAGCACCTTTATGAGAAGGGCTCTTTTGCTGGGCCAACAATGAGGCCGTGAATACACATTTTTACTGTTCTACCGAGGGGATCTCATTGGCGAGGGATAGAGCACTGAGCAGAGTTTCAGACAGACTTTATTATCCAGGTTTGAAGTGCTGGCTTGTACAGACGGACTGCTGGACAgatcgatggatggatggatggatgtagggAGGGATGCTGATGTGTTGGTCAGAGGAAGAGTGCTTCTGTTACTTCcgcattttattgttgttggcAGAGTCCTCCACTCCACCTCCACAAAACAGATCTGGAGTAGACTCTTCAGAGTGGAGAGAGAGCTCTCAGCAGCTCAATATAGACAATTCTGACTCCATCTAATGTATTATCTAAACATTTGAATAGACACCTTTAgagatctgtctgtctgcttagTTCaacaattaaatgttttaatatagaGACATTTCTTATTcttatgttcatttttatttggatTATTATGCCGTTTTGAAAATGCagaataattttaatatttataattgtATTGTGGGTACTTCATAGCTTGGCATTTCTCTTTATTGTGTAATTTTAGattcattattattgttttacgCTAAACAgcattaatgaaattaaatgaaaagcagTATTTCAGTGACACATAGAAACGATAAGAAGTTTTATGGAGGTCGAGGCCCGAGATATCTGGGTAAACTCTGACGCCCACATGCTGCCATATGGCCAGCAGAGTGCCGAGTGTCGGCGCGGGCATGTTACCTCTGTCCCAGCGGAGGCCCTGCTCCCCTGCGGCACCAGGAGACGCTGAATGGGAAAGCAATTTCCCTTCTCATTCCTCCTCATTCCCTCAGGCAACCAGCGGCCGAACCGCGGAGACTTTGGAGACTGTCCGATAAACACCACTACTCAAAGTGCGCACTGTCAATGTGTACAGGCTGTTGAGGTTACACGGTTTCCTGACGCGTTTGATTAAAACTATTATACCTGTGATTTCATCGCATGTAggctaaaaataataataataacactgcGAAATGTTGTAGAAATGGTTTTGTGCGTAATTTCTaaaactgctgctcacaaaAATGCTGCGCAGAAAGGGCCAGGACGAATTGGGGGTTTTCGATagcttttagaaaataaagtgGAAGTTCAGCTTATATCATAAAACAATATCATAAAAGAATCGATTTTAAAACTGACCAGTTTGTTCCTGGGAGCACAACTTTGTGGTCCATGcgaagagaagagaggagaggcaggCTGTGCCCCCAACAGTGTCCTGACAATGGCAGTGAATGGTTGCGCACCGCGGTCACTGGGACAGTCAAAGCACACCGCCCCCTTTCTATCGGGCACGTCATCCTCCTAACTAGGCGTTATGAACAGGAAAGCCGCTTTTGTCTGCCCGCATGTATAAATACCCACTATCAGTGTCCGCCTCACCGCACAGATACCGAGACTCACAGAGAGGAAGTCGGCGGTCACAGAGGCAAAGTGGTTGCCGGTGTGATAAGGACAGGAGCGTGGGACAAGAGGGATACAGACATCAGGTGACCAGAGAGGCTAAAGCTCTAGAAAGAGTGAGGggggcaaagagagagagagtaaaaagggaaagggagagagaggactgagtgaaagtgagtgagagagggaggaagcCACCAGCGACCTCCTACCCAACAACCTCGGAAGCGAACCCATAAAATGAATTCAGACTCCAGCCCGAGCAGCAGAGCCTCTTCCCCGGACATGGACGGTATGTTTCTCCGAGACCACCATTcgcatcaccatcatcaccaccacgTCGGCTCCTCCGTGTCCTCCTCCACGCAGAGCGGCGAGCATCAGCGCCAGAAGATGACCGGCGGAGAGCACCTGCGGTCGGGAGACGCCAAGTCATCATCTGtaggaagcagcagcagcaacagcaacaagtACAAACTGAAGAAACAAATCACCGAGGAGGAAATGTACCAGCTCCGTCTCAAGATTAACGGCCGGGAGCGGAAGCGCATGCACGACCTCAACTTGGCCATGGACGGCCTGCGCGAGGTGATGCCCTATGCGCACGGGCCATCGGTGCGGAAGTTGTCCAAGATAGCCACGCTGCTTCTCGCCAGGAACTACATCCTGATGCTCACTAGCTCCTTGGACGAGATGAAGCGGCTGGTGGGGGAGATTTACGGTGGGCAACACTCAGCCTTCCACTGCGGCACCGTGGCGCACGCCGCCGGCACCGGTGGACACTCCGGGAGCCccgctgctgcagctgctgccgcTGCCGCTGCCGCGCACCAGGTGCACCCTCTTCTCGGGAGCGCCCTGTCTTCCTCCACATCCTCCACGCTGTCGAGCACGCTGCCAGGGCTCACTTCTATCCGAGCCCCACATTCCCTGATGAAGGGCTCCCCGACTGCGCCCCCGGCCCTGCAGCTGGGCTCCGGCTTCCAGCACTGGGCCGGACTGCCGTGTCCCTGCACCATCTGCCAGgtgcctcctcctccacacatCCCCATCACCTCCACGGGCCTCACGAGACTCACAGCGGACGGCAAGGACGGGATGAAATGATGCCCAATGTGTCcaacagacaggcagagacTGAGACATGTAATGATGATTGTAAATAGATAATTCAGGGCATGAGGGTGGATTTGGCCTCGCTGGTGCATGCTGTTGTTTagtctgttttcttgtttgacgtatgagaaaaaagtgttattTTCCTCCTTGTAACAAGGACTTATAGACTGATGATTTTGCCAGTTGAAGGTGAAAAGAAAAGTTGTGTCATGCAACAAGGTGCCACGATCCTCTTGTGTTTGACTGAGTTTTAGTCTCAGTGTGAAAGGTGGAGTTTGCATGAGCATtttgatttgacattttttttgtatcagaCGTCATTTTGTGAAAACGAAGAATGCTCTCTGTGCCTTGTACCAAGGATTTTAAACTTGAGTTCTGTATTAAAATAAGGACATTTATGTGTTTGTCTAAAATGATTCTGCTACCGCGGAAATTAGTTTTAAAATCTAagtttttagatttattttgtgaCTCGTCTGTCCATTTGTGCTCAGATCtccatttcttatttttttttcctttttttttgtttgcatgatGGAATAATTATcacagcatgtttgtttttgctggaCTGAATTTGTTATGCCCAGAGACCCCGTGtctttatttttgtacattgtTGATGActgatgaaatatttattatcgCCCAGAAGTCCCTGGATGAAAtttcaataaaactgaaattatggATCATATCCACTGCCTTCCATTTTTTTTAGTAGCTCCTATAAACTTCCAAACACCGAAAACAATTTTTATCATGTCAACTCTGTGTCAAAAGTCTAGTCCGGTTTACTTATTATTATAACCTATTTAGGCTACTTACTTTTAATGGACAccacacaaaatgtattttcagatgAAGATAAACCTTCATTCACTTAAATGTATTGgtttattttaatcaaaacaTGTTTACCTCTCGAATGTTTCTTGCtattaaaatcttatttttaacaatattttgGGTGATGCTCCAAAACCAAACAGGCCTCAGTTTAAAAAACGCCACGATCTTACAGACTTTGCATTTCGAATAGTCTATAATTTGCCATTTAACTTATTTAAAATAAACGAAGACAATAAAATTGAAGAAAATCGTAGATTTGAACAAGAAACAGAtcaaatattttgtattatagactacatttttaaaaggaaaatggGCgaattgcttttcatttttctttaaacgataccaaaatgaaaatgatcttGAGGCTATAGATGAGCGTAGCACAACTTGAAAATGATTTTGGTTATTAAAGTAAATCTCTTTAACACAGATCTAATATTAAGCAATGGATGTCTGGAAGCTGCAGGATGATGTTCCGCAGCCACAAATCAATCTAAACAATCTAAAACTGATATTTAATGcgtcacacaggaattttatttttcGTTGGTCTCGTCTTTGCACCTACAGGCCCCATGTTGCATAATAACGTCATCTTATGGAGAGTTAACACAGACATGGCCAGACagcatttatttaacatttccGAGCAGCTCACACAAATGCTAAGGAAGGGAAAACGAGGATGAAATGAGGGACCGGGCTGCAGCCTAATGGAGCCCAGTTGAATTGTTTCCTGTAGCAGCTAGAAAGTGATCCGCCTTGGGGAGCGCAGAGCAGTTTGTCCGCCGGGTCCCTTGGGTGTTAACTCGTCTCATCTCTGCAGCGACAGAATGTATGTTTGTGGAGATTACAAGTTAATTGTTCATGGGGGACCAAGAGGAGAAACCCACATCACAGAAAGGCGTCGGGATTACAGGCTCCTAAATACAGAAGATTATACATTCAGACCCGTCCTCGGCCTCAGCGCATGCAAATGAGTGTGtggattaaaaaagaaagaaagaaaaagaaaaaggagaaga is a genomic window of Mastacembelus armatus chromosome 15, fMasArm1.2, whole genome shotgun sequence containing:
- the olig3 gene encoding oligodendrocyte transcription factor 3 translates to MNSDSSPSSRASSPDMDGMFLRDHHSHHHHHHHVGSSVSSSTQSGEHQRQKMTGGEHLRSGDAKSSSVGSSSSNSNKYKLKKQITEEEMYQLRLKINGRERKRMHDLNLAMDGLREVMPYAHGPSVRKLSKIATLLLARNYILMLTSSLDEMKRLVGEIYGGQHSAFHCGTVAHAAGTGGHSGSPAAAAAAAAAAAHQVHPLLGSALSSSTSSTLSSTLPGLTSIRAPHSLMKGSPTAPPALQLGSGFQHWAGLPCPCTICQVPPPPHIPITSTGLTRLTADGKDGMK